A genomic segment from Nitrospira sp. encodes:
- a CDS encoding Arginyl-tRNA synthetase, with translation METISSLISAKIRQVLGDASVPIHVAPTGDSRFGDYQTTVAMQVAKQRRANPRTLAQEIASRIDMVPMGPPPEIAGAGFINFRLDAGWLAKRTALLVADERLGCPPVSRRTLVVDFSSPNVAKAMHVGHIRSTILGDCICRIGRFLGHRVIADNHIGDWGTQFGILLVGWNTLLNRDALAKEPIAELERLYKTVSAQCDPDKPGYDPALRAQAKQELVKLQAGDSKNLASWREMIRLSQIQFDELYARLGVRFDHTYGESFYNPALKGVVEDLLQKGVARESDGAVCVFSDHTVPEKDDPFLIQRDGRWADVPAIVQKADGAANYMTTDLATLDYRLREFAPDDIVYVTDGRQQQHFRQLFAVFRRWRPDAVRRVTLSHVWFGSILGEDNKPFKTRSGETVKLADLLDEAVERADRLIAERNPELDSAERAAAARIIGLGAVKYADLSPNRQGDYVFSWDKMLSFQGNTAPYLQYSYVRIQSIFRKSAESGRPVETPSVDLLLTLTEEAEILLAKRLNQFGEILPQAIGDYKPNILATYLFDLAGCFHNFFESCPVLKSDEPIRSSRLALCHVTGRLLREGLAMLGIEVPERM, from the coding sequence ATGGAGACGATTTCTTCACTGATTAGCGCCAAGATCCGCCAGGTGCTGGGCGATGCATCTGTCCCCATCCATGTCGCACCGACAGGCGACAGCCGTTTTGGTGACTATCAAACCACCGTGGCGATGCAAGTGGCCAAGCAACGGCGCGCCAATCCTCGGACGTTGGCTCAGGAGATCGCGTCCCGAATCGATATGGTGCCGATGGGACCCCCGCCTGAGATTGCCGGGGCCGGCTTCATCAATTTTAGGCTCGACGCCGGTTGGCTGGCCAAACGAACCGCGTTGTTGGTCGCGGATGAGCGGTTGGGCTGCCCGCCGGTTTCCCGCAGGACTCTCGTGGTCGATTTTTCCTCTCCCAATGTCGCCAAGGCCATGCATGTCGGTCACATTCGTTCGACGATTCTGGGCGATTGTATCTGCCGAATCGGTCGATTCCTGGGACATCGCGTCATCGCGGACAACCATATCGGGGATTGGGGCACTCAGTTCGGGATCTTGTTGGTCGGCTGGAACACGTTGCTGAATCGCGACGCGTTGGCGAAGGAGCCGATCGCCGAGCTGGAGCGTTTGTATAAAACCGTGAGTGCGCAATGTGACCCCGACAAACCCGGTTACGACCCCGCCTTGCGTGCTCAGGCCAAGCAGGAACTCGTGAAATTGCAGGCCGGTGATTCGAAAAACCTGGCGAGTTGGCGCGAGATGATCCGGCTGTCCCAGATCCAATTCGACGAGTTATATGCCCGCTTGGGAGTCCGGTTCGATCACACCTACGGAGAATCGTTTTATAATCCTGCGCTGAAAGGCGTGGTGGAAGATTTGCTGCAAAAGGGGGTAGCTCGAGAGAGTGACGGGGCCGTCTGTGTCTTCAGCGACCATACGGTCCCTGAAAAAGACGATCCCTTTTTGATTCAGCGCGACGGCCGATGGGCCGACGTGCCGGCCATCGTCCAGAAAGCCGACGGGGCCGCCAACTACATGACGACGGATCTGGCAACCTTGGATTATCGCCTGCGTGAGTTTGCGCCGGACGACATCGTGTACGTGACGGACGGACGGCAACAGCAGCATTTTCGCCAACTGTTCGCCGTTTTTCGCCGTTGGCGTCCGGACGCCGTCCGACGAGTCACCTTGAGCCATGTGTGGTTCGGCAGCATTTTAGGCGAGGACAATAAGCCCTTCAAAACCCGCAGCGGAGAAACGGTCAAATTGGCCGATCTACTGGATGAAGCGGTCGAACGGGCGGATCGCCTGATCGCCGAACGAAATCCCGAACTGGACTCCGCCGAACGTGCTGCCGCCGCCCGCATCATCGGCCTCGGTGCCGTGAAATATGCCGATTTGTCTCCCAATCGGCAAGGCGACTATGTGTTCAGCTGGGACAAGATGCTGAGTTTCCAGGGCAACACCGCGCCATACCTTCAATACAGTTATGTGCGGATCCAAAGTATCTTTCGGAAGTCCGCGGAGAGTGGACGTCCGGTGGAAACACCCTCTGTCGATCTTCTTTTGACGTTGACGGAAGAAGCGGAGATCCTATTGGCCAAACGGTTGAATCAATTCGGCGAAATCCTGCCTCAGGCGATCGGAGACTACAAACCCAATATCTTGGCGACCTACCTGTTCGACCTGGCCGGCTGCTTCCACAATTTTTTCGAATCTTGTCCCGTGCTCAAATCCGACGAACCGATCCGTTCGTCGCGCCTTGCGCTCTGCCACGTGACGGGGCGGTTATTGCGCGAGGGGCTGGCCATGTTGGGGATCGAAGTTCCGGAGCGGATGTGA
- a CDS encoding Acetyl-CoA synthetase — protein sequence MDEKIDTLLKESRVIRPTDRTKAAAHIQDYDRAYKVSIADPEGFWSGVAKELDWFSPWNRVLEWNYPWAKWFVGATCNIAYNCLDRHANTWRRNKVAVIWVGENGEERIFTYGELLRQVNRCANALKALSLKKGDRVTIYLPKIPEQVVAMLACARIGVIHSVVYSGFSAPALASRIQDAEARVVITADVGYDRGKTINLKGVVDEAVRSCPSVEKVVVVRREKADTALTAPKEIDWVEWLKEQKAVCEAEPLDSETPLYILYTSGTTGKPKGVVHVHGGYMVGTYITTKYVFDLKEDDVYFCVADPGWVTGHSYIVYGPLLNGATILMTEGKPDYPNPGRWWDLIERYGVSIFYTTPTAIRLLMKYGEDWPKKYDLSTLRILGSVGEPINPEAWEWFYRVTGSDKPIMDTWWQTETGSILVTPLPSVPLKPGSATRPFLGIEADVVDREGNSLSSNVGGFAVIKKPWPSMMRTIYKDPDRYKVYWNTIPNCYTAGDVCRKDHDGYLWFMGRADDVIKVAGNRIGTAEVESALVSHDAVAEAAVIGKPHKTAGEAIKAFVILKQGYQDSKELIQSLKDHVLKELGKIAVPQEIDIVPSLPKTRSGKIMRRVLKAKELGQDVGDISTIED from the coding sequence ATGGACGAGAAAATCGATACCCTGTTGAAAGAAAGCCGCGTCATTCGACCGACCGATCGGACGAAGGCAGCGGCGCACATCCAGGATTACGACCGGGCCTATAAGGTCTCCATCGCCGATCCGGAAGGGTTTTGGAGCGGTGTGGCCAAGGAATTGGATTGGTTTTCGCCCTGGAACCGGGTGCTCGAGTGGAACTATCCCTGGGCAAAATGGTTCGTGGGTGCGACCTGCAATATCGCCTACAATTGCCTGGATCGCCACGCGAATACCTGGCGTCGTAACAAGGTGGCGGTCATCTGGGTCGGTGAGAACGGCGAGGAACGCATCTTCACTTATGGGGAACTGTTGCGTCAGGTCAATCGTTGCGCCAACGCACTCAAGGCGCTGAGCCTCAAGAAGGGCGACCGGGTCACGATTTACCTGCCGAAGATTCCCGAACAGGTCGTCGCCATGCTGGCCTGTGCCCGCATCGGAGTCATTCACAGCGTGGTGTACTCCGGTTTCAGCGCGCCGGCCCTCGCGAGCCGCATTCAAGACGCGGAGGCGCGTGTCGTCATCACCGCCGATGTGGGCTACGATCGCGGGAAAACGATCAACCTCAAGGGCGTCGTCGATGAAGCCGTGCGGTCCTGCCCTTCCGTCGAGAAAGTCGTGGTGGTGCGACGAGAAAAAGCCGACACCGCCCTCACGGCGCCGAAAGAAATCGATTGGGTCGAGTGGCTGAAGGAACAAAAGGCCGTTTGCGAAGCGGAACCGCTGGACTCGGAAACTCCCCTCTACATTCTCTACACCTCTGGCACCACCGGCAAACCCAAGGGCGTCGTGCACGTTCACGGCGGGTACATGGTCGGGACCTACATCACGACCAAGTACGTGTTCGACCTCAAGGAAGACGACGTCTATTTCTGCGTGGCCGACCCAGGCTGGGTCACGGGGCACAGTTACATCGTCTATGGTCCGCTGCTGAACGGGGCGACGATCCTCATGACCGAAGGCAAGCCCGACTATCCCAACCCTGGCCGCTGGTGGGACCTCATCGAACGATACGGTGTCTCGATTTTCTACACGACGCCGACGGCGATCAGATTGTTGATGAAGTACGGCGAAGATTGGCCGAAGAAATACGACCTCTCCACATTACGTATCCTCGGCAGCGTCGGGGAACCGATCAATCCGGAAGCTTGGGAATGGTTCTACCGCGTCACCGGCAGCGACAAGCCCATCATGGACACCTGGTGGCAGACGGAGACCGGGTCGATTCTCGTCACCCCCCTCCCCTCCGTGCCGCTCAAGCCTGGCTCTGCGACGAGACCCTTTCTCGGCATCGAGGCCGACGTGGTGGACCGAGAAGGCAACAGCCTGTCGAGCAACGTCGGCGGGTTTGCCGTGATCAAGAAGCCCTGGCCTTCCATGATGCGGACGATTTACAAGGACCCCGATCGCTACAAAGTCTACTGGAACACCATCCCGAACTGTTACACGGCCGGCGATGTCTGCCGGAAGGACCACGACGGCTACCTCTGGTTTATGGGCCGCGCGGACGATGTGATCAAGGTGGCCGGCAACCGCATCGGAACGGCAGAGGTTGAAAGCGCCCTGGTCAGCCATGACGCCGTGGCCGAAGCCGCGGTGATCGGCAAACCGCACAAGACGGCCGGTGAAGCGATCAAGGCTTTCGTCATCTTGAAGCAGGGCTACCAGGACTCGAAGGAATTGATTCAGTCGCTGAAGGATCACGTCTTGAAAGAATTGGGAAAGATCGCCGTCCCGCAGGAAATCGACATCGTGCCGTCGTTGCCGAAGACACGCTCCGGGAAAATTATGCGGCGGGTGCTCAAAGCCAAGGAGTTGGGGCAAGACGTGGGGGATATCTCCACAATCGAAGACTGA
- a CDS encoding caspase family protein yields MRAHSPDRSYRIFALFVFLSAVVTLGGLSVAHAQIGKPEGLYYKSWAVVIGIENYLVAPKVPGALESAHAMATALRDLGFDEVIELQDKDANSKRLLQILTDYLPRKVGRQDRVVLFFAGHAGIAQDAQSKELGYVVPWDAQVNNTAKAVTFDHLKEFSRRSASKHMLLLFDANVRGWEVTAPQQLSLEGRLSPEDDTEKRAVQVLTAAEKNEIVARMPGPSPFVTAVVAGVKGAADLNKNGWVMASELAAQVRRDVEASTKGAQHPQFVQLEGDGDVILVEGRKALFQLGSEPTNEADRAKAARVQYEQAFALLQQQKSAEEALERLNRAIAYDPSFGDAYVLKSYVRLEVLPNIEESMAAARAAVQYAPQNPDSHYSLALVFEKQGRYQDAEQAMQQALVVNPAYADVYFSLGALYADYLNEPQKSVDAFRRYLELGGQSERATRAVQGNKPPAENQGP; encoded by the coding sequence ATGCGCGCTCACTCACCAGATCGTTCGTACAGAATCTTCGCACTCTTCGTTTTCCTGTCCGCCGTTGTCACTCTCGGAGGCCTATCCGTCGCCCACGCGCAGATTGGCAAGCCGGAGGGGCTCTACTACAAGTCTTGGGCGGTGGTGATCGGGATCGAAAACTACCTCGTCGCGCCGAAGGTGCCCGGTGCGTTGGAGAGCGCGCATGCGATGGCCACGGCCTTGCGGGATCTCGGGTTCGATGAAGTGATCGAACTCCAGGACAAAGACGCCAATTCCAAGCGGTTGCTGCAAATCCTCACCGACTATTTGCCGCGTAAAGTCGGGCGGCAGGATCGCGTGGTGCTGTTCTTTGCGGGGCATGCGGGAATCGCGCAGGACGCCCAATCCAAGGAATTGGGCTACGTGGTTCCCTGGGATGCTCAGGTCAACAATACGGCCAAAGCCGTCACGTTCGATCACCTGAAAGAATTCAGCCGGCGCTCCGCCTCCAAACACATGCTGCTGCTGTTCGATGCCAATGTGCGGGGCTGGGAGGTGACGGCACCGCAGCAATTGTCTCTCGAAGGCCGGCTGTCCCCGGAAGACGACACGGAAAAGCGCGCCGTACAAGTCCTGACCGCCGCTGAAAAGAATGAAATCGTCGCCCGCATGCCCGGACCGAGTCCGTTCGTGACGGCGGTGGTGGCCGGGGTGAAAGGGGCCGCCGACCTCAACAAGAACGGGTGGGTGATGGCCAGCGAATTGGCTGCGCAAGTGAGGCGGGATGTGGAGGCCTCCACCAAGGGCGCGCAGCACCCGCAGTTTGTGCAGTTGGAGGGAGATGGGGACGTCATTCTCGTCGAAGGACGGAAAGCGCTGTTTCAACTCGGAAGCGAACCGACGAATGAAGCGGATCGTGCCAAGGCGGCTCGCGTTCAATATGAACAGGCCTTTGCCTTACTGCAGCAACAGAAGTCGGCCGAAGAAGCTTTGGAACGACTCAACCGCGCGATTGCCTACGATCCCTCCTTCGGGGATGCCTATGTCTTGAAAAGTTATGTCCGGCTGGAGGTGTTGCCGAACATCGAGGAATCGATGGCGGCAGCGCGCGCGGCCGTGCAATATGCGCCTCAGAACCCCGATTCGCACTACTCCCTCGCGCTCGTGTTCGAGAAACAGGGTCGCTATCAGGATGCCGAGCAGGCCATGCAGCAGGCGCTGGTCGTCAATCCCGCCTATGCGGATGTCTATTTTTCCCTGGGCGCCCTCTATGCCGACTACTTGAACGAACCGCAGAAGTCGGTCGACGCCTTTCGACGGTACCTCGAATTGGGCGGGCAGAGTGAGCGCGCGACCCGTGCCGTCCAAGGCAACAAACCGCCGGCTGAGAATCAGGGGCCTTAG
- a CDS encoding Alkaline phosphodiesterase I / Nucleotide pyrophosphatase, which translates to MGVRAVLLLVLFFTPITLFAAPCKQSGIDDCLSLQGSGGVNRADQQDKPYVILVSLDGFRADYLDRFDLPNFRRLIQNGVRAEGLIPVFPSITAPNHYSIVTGLYPERHGLVGNVFYDPTREQVFYDAHTRRDGTWYRGQPIWITAETQGMVTACYFWFECEATIQGIRPSYSKSYDEHIPNSLRVDQILAWLQLPPERRPHLLTLYMSDLDDAGHRFGIESPEIGIAAQAVDQALGLLLDRLKTLSIRDQISVVLVSDHGMLSVSRDKVVWLDSLIHEEPDEWIGALGSYASLHLNPAVHDPIKTRDRLNASLRHGRAYLREELPESLHYRHDRRIGDVVILMDMPYLIMWKEYEPAVLGGEHGWDPTHPDMHGIFVATGPGIKQGATIPAFENVHIYPFLAELLRLTVPEEIDGRAGWLKGLITN; encoded by the coding sequence ATGGGTGTTCGTGCCGTTCTCTTACTCGTTCTTTTCTTCACACCGATCACGCTGTTCGCTGCCCCCTGTAAACAATCCGGCATCGATGATTGCCTGTCCCTGCAAGGATCGGGCGGCGTTAATCGCGCTGACCAGCAGGACAAACCCTATGTCATCCTGGTGTCGCTCGATGGGTTCCGGGCCGATTACTTGGATCGCTTCGATCTGCCCAATTTCAGGCGCCTGATCCAGAATGGGGTTCGAGCGGAAGGGCTCATTCCTGTGTTTCCTTCGATCACCGCTCCGAACCATTATTCCATCGTGACGGGACTGTACCCTGAGCGACATGGCCTCGTGGGCAATGTCTTCTATGACCCGACGCGGGAGCAGGTTTTCTACGATGCTCACACTCGCCGCGATGGCACCTGGTACCGGGGTCAGCCCATCTGGATTACCGCGGAAACGCAAGGGATGGTGACGGCCTGTTACTTTTGGTTCGAATGCGAAGCAACTATCCAAGGGATTCGACCGAGCTATTCAAAGTCATATGATGAACACATCCCCAACAGTCTCCGTGTCGATCAAATCTTGGCTTGGTTGCAGTTGCCCCCTGAGAGACGGCCTCATTTGTTGACCTTGTACATGAGTGATCTGGATGATGCGGGGCATCGCTTCGGCATCGAATCTCCAGAGATCGGTATCGCGGCCCAGGCCGTAGATCAGGCACTTGGCCTTCTCCTTGACCGCCTCAAGACCTTGTCGATCCGGGATCAGATCTCTGTGGTCCTGGTGAGCGACCATGGCATGCTGTCTGTGTCGCGGGACAAGGTCGTCTGGTTGGACAGCCTGATTCATGAAGAACCAGACGAGTGGATCGGCGCACTCGGGTCCTATGCCAGCCTGCACTTGAATCCTGCGGTTCACGATCCCATCAAGACTCGCGATCGGCTCAATGCCTCGCTCCGGCATGGTCGCGCCTACCTCCGTGAGGAGTTACCGGAGTCATTGCACTATCGCCATGATCGGAGGATCGGCGACGTGGTGATCCTGATGGACATGCCCTATCTCATCATGTGGAAGGAATATGAACCGGCTGTCCTGGGTGGGGAACATGGGTGGGACCCAACTCACCCAGACATGCATGGGATCTTTGTGGCCACAGGTCCCGGCATCAAACAAGGCGCGACCATTCCTGCCTTTGAAAACGTCCACATCTATCCGTTCTTGGCCGAACTGTTGCGCCTGACCGTTCCTGAAGAGATCGATGGGCGAGCAGGATGGTTGAAGGGCTTGATCACCAACTAA
- a CDS encoding Pyrroline-5-carboxylate reductase has product MLEGKRIAFIGGGNMAEALVAGALRKGLMTPDHVAVGDPQSSRRELLALRFGVASGADNRLVARGADLVVICVEPQVLDGVLCELAPIIEGLPMLISVVAGYPMSRIQAHLKHATRLVRAMPNTPSTIGEGVTALSFTAGSSAEDRQIAESLFDAVGKVVVVEERLMDAVTGLSGSGPAYVFAMVEALADGGVLMGLPRATAQLLAAQTLAGAARMVLDQSVHPGLLKDRVASPGGTTIAGLRRLEEGRLRAALMSAVEAATRRSQELGRAEGHHL; this is encoded by the coding sequence ATGCTGGAGGGAAAACGGATCGCCTTCATCGGCGGCGGCAACATGGCCGAGGCGCTGGTGGCTGGTGCGTTGCGCAAGGGCCTGATGACTCCGGATCACGTCGCCGTCGGCGATCCCCAATCGTCTCGACGGGAGTTGTTGGCCCTGCGGTTCGGGGTCGCGTCCGGCGCCGACAATCGTCTCGTGGCGCGCGGGGCCGACCTCGTCGTGATCTGCGTCGAACCGCAGGTGCTCGATGGGGTATTGTGCGAACTGGCGCCGATCATCGAAGGGCTACCGATGCTGATTTCCGTCGTAGCGGGCTATCCCATGTCCCGAATACAGGCTCACCTCAAGCACGCGACCAGATTGGTTCGCGCCATGCCCAACACTCCTTCCACGATCGGTGAAGGGGTCACGGCACTGAGTTTCACGGCAGGTTCGTCCGCGGAGGACCGACAGATCGCCGAAAGCCTGTTTGACGCGGTCGGCAAGGTGGTGGTCGTCGAAGAACGGTTGATGGATGCCGTCACCGGTTTGAGCGGAAGCGGCCCCGCCTACGTGTTTGCCATGGTCGAGGCCTTGGCGGACGGAGGGGTGCTGATGGGGTTGCCGCGGGCGACCGCACAACTTTTGGCGGCGCAAACTCTTGCCGGGGCCGCACGCATGGTGCTCGACCAGTCTGTACATCCGGGCCTGCTCAAGGATCGCGTCGCCTCCCCCGGGGGCACGACGATCGCCGGTCTTCGCCGTCTGGAAGAGGGGCGACTGCGTGCAGCCTTGATGTCGGCCGTGGAAGCGGCCACGCGACGATCACAGGAGCTGGGTCGGGCGGAAGGCCATCATCTCTAA
- a CDS encoding glucosyl-3-phosphoglycerate synthase yields the protein MSDFHQNGLVTVLHRLGAPNLDQLEKELHRHAASNPIALVLPSLYSELENPALKHIVEVLQNIRYVSEIVISLDRASALEFRLAKQFFAVLPQRVRIVWNDGSRIQDILKLLAHNEIDTGLQGKGRGCWMAFGYVLARGESNVIALHDCDILSYNREYLARLCYPIVNTNLGYEFCKGYYSRVTNRLHGRVTRLYLTPLIRSLQQVAGSHPLLTFLDSFRYPLAGEFAMVRDLAWINRIPGDWGLEVGVLSEIYRNCALRRICQADIADAYEHKHQGLSADNADQGLQKMCVDITKSLFRNLASEGVVLSEAVLKALRATYLQTAQEAITRYQNDAAINSLQFDRHEERMAVEVFLKGMKIATETFLDDPLGVPMISNWSRVTGAIPDIFERLIDAVERDHEWDPVGDRV from the coding sequence ATGTCGGACTTTCATCAGAACGGACTCGTTACGGTGCTGCATCGGCTCGGCGCGCCCAATCTCGACCAGCTGGAAAAGGAACTACACCGGCATGCGGCATCGAACCCGATCGCCCTCGTCCTTCCTTCACTCTATTCGGAACTTGAAAACCCCGCCCTCAAGCACATCGTGGAGGTCTTGCAGAACATCCGCTACGTCAGCGAAATCGTGATCTCGCTGGATCGGGCGTCGGCCCTGGAGTTTCGGCTGGCCAAACAGTTCTTCGCCGTGCTGCCGCAGCGGGTCCGGATCGTATGGAACGACGGATCGCGTATCCAGGACATCCTCAAATTGCTGGCTCACAATGAAATCGACACGGGTCTGCAGGGCAAGGGTCGCGGCTGCTGGATGGCCTTCGGCTATGTGTTGGCGCGCGGTGAGAGCAACGTCATTGCCCTCCACGACTGTGACATTCTCAGCTACAACCGGGAATACCTCGCCAGACTCTGTTATCCGATCGTCAACACCAACCTCGGTTATGAATTCTGCAAGGGCTATTACAGTCGGGTCACGAATCGCCTGCACGGACGGGTGACGAGGCTGTACCTCACGCCGTTGATCCGGAGCCTCCAGCAAGTGGCCGGCTCGCACCCACTGCTCACGTTCCTGGATAGTTTCCGCTATCCCCTTGCGGGTGAGTTCGCCATGGTGCGGGATTTGGCCTGGATTAACCGCATTCCCGGCGACTGGGGACTCGAAGTGGGAGTCCTGTCCGAGATCTATCGCAACTGTGCACTCAGGCGGATTTGCCAGGCCGATATCGCCGATGCCTACGAACATAAACATCAGGGCCTGTCGGCGGATAATGCCGATCAGGGGCTGCAGAAGATGTGTGTGGATATCACCAAGTCCCTCTTCAGAAACCTGGCAAGCGAAGGCGTGGTGCTGTCGGAGGCGGTCCTGAAGGCTTTGCGGGCGACCTATCTGCAGACCGCCCAGGAGGCCATCACCCGTTATCAGAACGATGCCGCCATCAACAGCTTGCAGTTCGACCGGCATGAAGAGCGGATGGCGGTCGAAGTGTTTCTCAAGGGTATGAAGATCGCCACGGAAACATTTCTCGACGATCCGCTCGGGGTGCCGATGATCTCGAATTGGAGCCGGGTCACCGGCGCGATCCCCGACATTTTTGAGCGTTTGATCGATGCGGTGGAACGCGACCACGAGTGGGACCCGGTCGGAGATCGCGTCTAA
- a CDS encoding alpha-keto acid decarboxylase family protein, with product MTRETIGTAVLNRLHRLGVRHIFGIPGDYVLSLYKLMESSPIRQVGTTREDCAGFAADAYARINGIGAFCVTYCVGGLNTVNAIACAYAERSPVVLLTGSPGLSERAQNPYLHHMVREFSTQREVFEKMTVAAVSLEDPVTALREMDRAFAALLRYRRPIYLEIPRDMVHVPLAETSHGSGAQDEQTDHAALGEALAEVRTMLQSAKHPIILAGAEVGRFGLHDELTRLVERLNVPIASTLLGKSIIREDHPLYVGVYSGLVARDEVKAFVNDTDCLLILGSILSDVEDLDARSALFSDGHTIHATADRIAIKHHRYDSIRFEDFVKGLADTHLPSFPTPQLPASQTFVDPLPPAQASVSLQGLFRHLDSVLDEKTLVIADVGESLFASVDLHVHRRFEFLSPAYYTSMGFAVPAAIGAGFADPSLRPIVLVGDGAFQMTGSELSTAVRYRQAPIVIVLNNRGYSTEREILDGPFNDVHEWRYERICELIGGGQGARVTTHGEFVQTLGRALSDPSRPYVINVLLDPADRSPAMTRLARRLAKRLSTDRP from the coding sequence ATGACGAGAGAAACCATCGGAACCGCGGTCTTGAATCGACTCCACCGGCTCGGTGTCCGCCACATCTTCGGCATCCCCGGCGACTATGTCCTGAGCCTGTACAAATTGATGGAGTCTTCACCCATCCGGCAAGTGGGAACGACGAGAGAGGATTGCGCAGGTTTTGCCGCCGACGCCTATGCCCGCATCAACGGCATCGGCGCCTTCTGTGTGACCTATTGCGTCGGCGGGCTCAATACGGTCAATGCCATCGCCTGCGCCTATGCGGAACGGTCGCCCGTCGTATTGTTGACCGGGTCGCCGGGACTGTCCGAGCGCGCGCAGAATCCTTACCTTCACCACATGGTGCGCGAGTTCTCGACCCAGCGTGAGGTGTTCGAAAAAATGACGGTGGCGGCGGTGAGTTTGGAAGACCCCGTTACGGCGCTGCGTGAAATGGATCGCGCCTTTGCGGCCCTGTTGCGGTACCGACGCCCGATCTATCTGGAGATTCCGCGAGACATGGTGCATGTCCCGCTCGCCGAGACATCGCACGGGAGCGGCGCGCAGGATGAACAGACAGACCACGCAGCCTTGGGAGAGGCCCTGGCCGAAGTGCGCACGATGCTACAATCGGCAAAACATCCGATCATTCTGGCCGGAGCCGAAGTGGGACGCTTCGGGTTGCACGATGAGCTGACCCGCCTCGTGGAACGCCTCAACGTACCGATCGCCTCGACCCTGCTCGGCAAATCGATCATCCGCGAAGACCATCCGCTCTATGTCGGGGTCTACAGCGGGTTGGTCGCCCGCGACGAAGTGAAAGCGTTCGTCAACGACACGGATTGTCTGCTCATCCTCGGCTCGATCCTCTCCGACGTGGAAGATTTGGACGCCCGCAGCGCCCTGTTCTCCGACGGTCACACGATCCATGCCACGGCGGATCGCATCGCCATCAAACACCATCGGTATGACTCCATCCGGTTCGAAGACTTCGTGAAGGGGCTGGCCGACACCCACCTTCCTTCGTTTCCGACACCGCAGCTCCCGGCTTCGCAGACATTCGTGGACCCGCTGCCGCCGGCGCAGGCCTCCGTCAGCCTCCAGGGGCTGTTTCGTCACCTCGACAGCGTCCTGGACGAGAAGACGTTGGTCATCGCCGATGTGGGAGAATCCCTGTTCGCCTCCGTCGATCTTCATGTCCACCGCCGTTTTGAGTTCCTGTCGCCCGCCTATTACACCTCGATGGGATTCGCCGTTCCGGCTGCCATCGGAGCGGGCTTCGCCGACCCCTCCTTGCGGCCGATCGTCCTGGTGGGTGACGGCGCCTTTCAAATGACGGGGTCGGAGTTGTCCACGGCGGTTCGTTATCGGCAGGCTCCGATCGTGATCGTCCTCAACAACCGCGGTTATTCGACCGAGCGTGAGATTCTGGACGGCCCGTTCAACGATGTCCATGAATGGCGCTATGAGCGGATCTGCGAATTGATCGGCGGGGGACAGGGGGCACGGGTGACGACCCACGGAGAATTCGTCCAGACCCTCGGCAGGGCCCTGTCCGATCCAAGCCGGCCCTATGTGATCAATGTCCTGCTCGACCCGGCCGACCGCTCTCCTGCCATGACCAGACTGGCCCGACGGTTGGCCAAACGCCTCTCCACCGACAGGCCATAG